In a single window of the Deltaproteobacteria bacterium genome:
- a CDS encoding 50S ribosomal protein L9 → MEVILTQDIEHLGSAGEVVTVKNGYGRNYLLPQGLAIAATRRNKAKLEHDRAAIERRVAKQRADAQAIADRLNGMTLKFERRVGEDDKLFGSVTSRDIADQLAVAGIEIDHRKIVLPEPIKSLGKFEVPVKVGSGVEATLKFWVVAQAD, encoded by the coding sequence ATGGAAGTCATCCTCACCCAGGACATCGAACACCTCGGCTCGGCCGGCGAGGTAGTCACGGTCAAAAACGGCTACGGGCGCAACTACCTATTGCCGCAAGGCCTCGCCATCGCGGCGACGCGCCGCAACAAGGCCAAACTCGAGCACGATCGCGCGGCCATCGAGCGGCGCGTCGCAAAACAGCGCGCGGACGCGCAGGCGATCGCGGACCGCCTCAACGGCATGACGCTCAAATTCGAGCGCCGAGTCGGCGAGGACGACAAGCTGTTCGGCTCGGTCACTTCGCGAGACATCGCCGATCAGCTCGCGGTGGCGGGCATCGAGATCGACCACCGCAAGATCGTGCTGCCTGAACCAATCAAGTCCCTCGGCAAGTTCGAGGTGCCCGTCAAAGTCGGCTCGGGCGTCGAGGCGACGCTCAAGTTTTGGGTCGTCGCCCAGGCTGACTGA
- the rpsR gene encoding 30S ribosomal protein S18, with protein sequence MSEAATRTDADRSARDSDDRAARLRLGGRRRRKVCRFCVDADVTIDYKSPQTLKYFITDRGKILPRRITGNCAKHQRALALAIKRSRIIALMPFTATGR encoded by the coding sequence ATGAGCGAAGCCGCCACCCGTACCGACGCCGATCGTTCCGCCCGCGACAGTGACGACCGCGCGGCCCGCCTGCGGCTCGGTGGCCGCCGCCGCCGCAAGGTGTGCCGCTTTTGCGTCGACGCGGACGTGACCATCGACTACAAGAGCCCGCAGACGCTCAAGTACTTCATCACCGACCGCGGCAAGATTCTGCCGCGCCGGATCACCGGCAACTGTGCCAAGCACCAGCGGGCGCTGGCGCTCGCGATCAAGCGGTCGCGCATCATCGCGTTGATGCCGTTTACGGCGACTGGCCGCTAG
- the rpsF gene encoding 30S ribosomal protein S6, translated as MADIQSLADAPGKQREYETIFILDPDTANDGVAKVNERVKSVIEGQGGKVLLADNWGKRRLAYPVAKHQRGIYLYWQYLGTAGLVRELERNLRMLDSVVRYLTVKIDENVDPEARPSQMDDEAYARAAETFEAPDEPEADELAAASNDDLDNDTGDTDDDTDDDVDANASDNEGE; from the coding sequence ATGGCAGACATCCAGAGCCTGGCCGACGCGCCGGGCAAACAACGAGAATACGAGACGATCTTCATTCTCGATCCCGACACCGCCAACGACGGCGTCGCCAAGGTCAACGAGCGCGTCAAGAGCGTCATCGAGGGCCAGGGCGGCAAGGTGTTGCTGGCGGACAACTGGGGCAAGCGCCGCCTTGCATACCCGGTCGCGAAACATCAGCGCGGCATCTATCTGTATTGGCAGTACCTGGGCACCGCCGGGCTGGTGCGCGAACTCGAGCGGAATCTGCGCATGCTCGACTCCGTCGTTCGCTACCTCACGGTCAAGATCGACGAGAACGTCGATCCGGAGGCGCGCCCGTCTCAGATGGACGACGAAGCGTACGCGCGCGCGGCCGAAACCTTCGAGGCCCCCGACGAGCCCGAAGCCGACGAGCTGGCCGCCGCGTCCAACGACGATCTGGACAACGACACCGGCGACACTGACGACGACACTGACGACGACGTTGACGCCAACGCCAGCGACAACGAGGGAGAGTGA
- a CDS encoding aminoacyl-tRNA hydrolase, producing MWLVVGLGNPGPRYERTPHNIGFRVVDRLAERHRIGGFRDKHGGQLATGTIRDTRVLLLKPMQYMNLSGHAVQRAAAFHKVPAERIVVVHDEIDFPFGRVRVKSGGGHGGHNGLRSILEQLGEDGFQRVRCGVGRPDRDHGPRVRDFLLSDFPADVEPEVDALTDRAADAVEAVVTDGVRNAMNRFNAM from the coding sequence GTGTGGCTCGTCGTCGGGCTGGGCAATCCCGGCCCCCGCTACGAGCGAACCCCGCACAACATCGGCTTCCGTGTCGTCGATCGACTGGCGGAACGCCACCGGATCGGCGGGTTTCGCGACAAACACGGCGGCCAGCTGGCGACCGGAACCATCCGCGATACACGCGTCCTGTTGTTGAAACCAATGCAGTACATGAACCTCAGCGGCCATGCGGTCCAACGCGCGGCAGCCTTTCACAAGGTGCCAGCCGAGCGCATCGTCGTCGTGCACGATGAGATCGACTTCCCGTTTGGCCGCGTGAGGGTGAAGTCGGGCGGCGGTCACGGCGGCCACAACGGCCTGCGGTCGATCCTCGAACAACTCGGCGAGGACGGGTTTCAGCGCGTCCGCTGCGGCGTAGGCCGCCCCGACCGGGACCACGGGCCACGAGTACGAGACTTTCTGCTGAGCGACTTTCCGGCGGACGTCGAACCGGAGGTCGACGCGCTCACCGATCGCGCCGCGGACGCGGTCGAGGCGGTCGTCACCGACGGCGTGCGCAATGCGATGAACCGCTTCAACGCGATGTAG
- a CDS encoding 50S ribosomal protein L25, which yields MEVGKLTVSARDQFGKGPSRRYRAQGLVPGICYGHGLESPLPIVVSPRALRAALDPVKKRNTVIQVTVENGQGTQTLTAMLKDAQIHPLRREIEHVDLIAIDTTKPVEVEVPIELTGKAKGVVDGGILNVVLRRITVVCTPDKIPTEFKLDVTNLEIGDVFHISDIDFPEGVEPGMSPKLAIVTCVAPREEEGKGAGPAEAAEASDAAPADKKDEGKAKDEAAKE from the coding sequence ATGGAAGTCGGAAAACTCACCGTTTCGGCGCGCGACCAGTTCGGCAAGGGCCCGAGCCGCCGCTACCGCGCGCAGGGCCTCGTCCCGGGCATCTGCTACGGCCACGGGCTCGAGTCGCCGCTGCCCATCGTCGTGAGCCCGCGCGCGTTGCGCGCCGCGCTCGACCCGGTCAAGAAGCGCAACACGGTCATCCAGGTGACGGTGGAAAACGGCCAGGGCACGCAGACGTTGACGGCCATGCTCAAGGACGCCCAGATCCACCCGCTCCGCCGGGAAATCGAGCACGTCGATCTCATTGCAATCGATACGACCAAGCCGGTCGAGGTCGAAGTGCCGATCGAACTCACCGGCAAGGCCAAGGGCGTGGTCGACGGCGGGATCCTCAACGTCGTGCTGCGCCGGATCACCGTCGTGTGCACGCCCGACAAGATCCCGACCGAGTTCAAGCTCGACGTGACCAATCTCGAAATCGGCGACGTATTCCACATCAGCGACATCGACTTCCCTGAAGGCGTCGAACCGGGCATGTCGCCGAAACTCGCGATCGTCACGTGCGTGGCGCCGCGCGAGGAGGAGGGCAAGGGCGCCGGGCCGGCCGAAGCGGCCGAAGCGAGCGACGCCGCGCCAGCCGACAAGAAGGACGAGGGCAAAGCCAAGGACGAAGCGGCCAAGGAGTAA
- a CDS encoding ribose-phosphate pyrophosphokinase: MLKALSIFTGHANPAIAEQICQYVEIPLGRAEVTHFADGEIYVEIGENVRGANCFIVQSTCSPVNQHLMELLIMIDALKRASAGQIVAVVPYFGYARQDRKVRPRTPISAKLVADLITAAGADRVLSMDLHAGQIQGFFNIPFDHLFAMPVMLDHLRPRYEGDCVVVSPDAGGVERARAYAKRLKGDLAIIDKRRSGPNVSEVMNIVGDVKGRHCVIVDDIIDTAGTLTNAANAIMDAGAASVAAAASHPVFSGPAIDRIQSSALSEVIVTDTIPLRDNAKQCAKIQQVSVSRLLGEAVKRIHHGDSISSLFI; encoded by the coding sequence ATGCTCAAGGCGCTCAGCATCTTTACAGGCCACGCCAACCCCGCGATCGCGGAGCAGATCTGCCAGTACGTCGAGATCCCGCTCGGCCGCGCCGAGGTGACCCACTTCGCCGACGGCGAGATCTACGTCGAGATCGGCGAAAACGTCCGCGGCGCCAACTGCTTCATCGTTCAATCGACCTGCTCGCCGGTCAACCAGCACCTGATGGAGCTGCTGATCATGATCGACGCGCTCAAGCGCGCGTCGGCCGGGCAGATCGTCGCGGTCGTCCCCTACTTCGGCTACGCCCGACAAGACCGCAAGGTCCGCCCGCGCACGCCGATCAGCGCCAAGTTGGTCGCGGACCTGATCACGGCCGCCGGCGCCGACCGCGTGCTGTCGATGGACTTGCACGCCGGCCAGATTCAGGGGTTCTTCAACATCCCGTTCGACCACCTGTTTGCCATGCCGGTCATGCTCGACCACCTGCGGCCGCGCTACGAGGGCGACTGCGTCGTCGTATCGCCGGACGCCGGCGGCGTCGAGCGAGCCCGCGCGTACGCCAAGCGCCTCAAGGGCGACCTGGCCATCATCGACAAGCGCCGCAGCGGGCCGAACGTGTCCGAGGTGATGAACATCGTGGGCGACGTCAAGGGACGCCACTGTGTCATCGTCGACGACATCATCGACACGGCGGGTACCCTGACGAATGCGGCCAACGCGATCATGGACGCCGGTGCCGCGTCCGTCGCGGCCGCGGCGTCCCACCCCGTGTTCTCAGGGCCCGCGATCGACCGCATCCAGTCGTCGGCGCTGTCCGAGGTGATCGTCACCGATACGATCCCGCTGCGCGACAACGCGAAGCAGTGCGCGAAGATCCAGCAGGTCTCGGTGAGCCGACTGCTCGGCGAGGCCGTCAAGCGCATCCACCACGGCGACTCGATCAGCTCGCTGTTCATCTAG